CGGCTGTTACCTGCTCGTCGGACGCATCCTCGGGAAGTCCTAAGAGGATTAACTGGTCTTTGTTCATCGCTGTTTTTATTATTTTATTATTGTTATTGATTTCCTCCCCCTCGCCGGGTTCATTCTCCGGCGCGGGCTTGGGTTCGTTCAGTTTCAAGAGCGGAAGTGTCGGGGCATCCTCACCGGCGGCGAGCTTCAACTGCTTGCCGTCTGCTCCACAGAGTTGCAGGGCTTCATCATTGCCGCCAATATCCACAATGCTAACCTCGATAAGTTTGCACCGTGTCACCGTTGCACGTGTCTGCCCTTCCAATGCTAAAGCCGGGTCTGGGTTCACTTCGGTAGGCTCCAGGGCTGCCGAAGCCATGCGCAAAAATCCGCTTTCCCATTTGCTCTCTATCTTCCGGGCAAATTCATCGTTTTGGTCAAATATCGGGGTGCCTATCAGCTTCCCCTCCTCAACTCTGAGGTTGTCAATTTTGCCGATAGGCATTGACTGACCGTCGAAAGCACGGCGGTGCATCCATAGCAAAACCGGGTTGCGCTTGAACTGCTCCAGGTCTATGCCCGAAGTCAGCACACGCGTGCCGTAGCTGTTTACTGCCTCAGTTGAGATTATTACTTCTTTCATTGTAGTTGTCTCGTTTCACTTATCGTGCTTGCCACGCTTTGTATTTTAAAATATTAACTCTCGCAAAGAAAATGCCCGGGGCACTTAGGGGCTTGGTCCGGAGGTGGTGGGTGTGTCCCCTGTGCCCGGGGCGGTTGTCCTAATCTTTTTTACCTTGGTGGCGGAGGCAGGACTCGAACCTGCGACCTTTGGGGAATGAGCCCAATGAGCTACCGGCTGCTCTACTCCGCTAATCGGCTTGCCGCTTTGCTATGCAAAGAATGTATTTAAGTCGTTCAGCGGTGCAAAGTTGAGCATTGTTCACAACCCTAACAAAAAGAGTGTAAAAGTTTTACACTCTTTTTTACCATAGCACTTTTTTACCCCAACTTTGCAGTGTGAATTATCGTGCAAACCGAACGCAGAGCGGAGTTTACTCCTGCTATGCTGAGGTGCCGCCGATAATGCGAAATATCGAAAACGCCCCCGCAGTGTGGGTGTTAACTTAAATTCTCGGTTTATTATGAATGGCAACTAAAACCAAAAAGGAACGCGAACAGCAACGCGAACACGCGCGCCTCCTATATATGCAGGGGGAGCCTCAGAAGTCTATTGCTGAAAAAGTCGGCGTATCTGCTCAGACTGTCACAAAATGGGTTGCGGAGGGTGGCTGGGAACAGGCACGAGCCGCCGCCAACATTACGAGACAGGAACTGGTTAATAAAATTTTTAACTCCATAAATGTGTTACTGGAGGATTTGGCAAATGACCCCAGCCCGGAGAAAACAGCCGCCAGCGCTGACAAACTTGTGAAGTTTGCCGCCACTGTTGAACGCCTCGACAAAAAAACTTCCGTGGTTGACATTATAGAGGTATTTATGGCTTTCAGCAAATGGCTGCAATATCGTATGAGCTTCGACCCGAATGTCACCCCGGAACTGCTCAAAACCATTAACCATTATCACGACCTTTTCATCTCTGAAAAATTAAAAGAGTCTTTCTAAAGTATGACAAAAGCGGAATTAAAAAAAGCGATTGAGGAATGGAAACAGCACTGCGAAACGGTGCAGGCTGCCACTTCCATTAACATCATAGAATCGCCGGCACAGCGTCTCGCGCGCATTGCCCGGCTGCGCTCTGATTATACCGCTTTCGTTGATTACTATTTCCCACACTGGACTATTAACCCCGAAACCGGGAAAGCTACCCCTTGCGCTAAATTCCACATTGACGCGGCCAATAAGATAAAAGCCAACCGAAACCTCAAAGCCGGTTTTGTCTGGCATCGTGGTGCGGCTAAGTCTACCAATATGGACGTATTTGTCCCTATGTGGCTAATGTGTCAGGAACGCCGCGAAATTAACGTTATGGTCATCGTCGGCAAGTCTGAGGATAACGCTAAAACTCTGTTGGGTGACATTCAGGCGGAGTTACAGTACAACCAGCGTTATATTGCCGATTTCGGGGAACAGTACAACGCCGGATCCTGGGAGGAGGGAGAATTTGTAACGCAGACGGAAGTCGCATTTTTTGCCCGTGGTCGCGGTCAGTCTCCGCGTGGTCTGCGCTACCGCTCACACCGTCCGGATTACATCGTTATTGACGACCTCGACGACGACGAACTGGTGGAAAGTCCGGCGCGTGTCTCTAAGCTGTTCGACTGGGTGCGCTCGGCTCTGTTCGGTACTCTCGACGGTGGGCGCGGCCGCTTCTTTATGGTCGGTAATATGATTGCCAAAAATTCAGTGCTGGCGAAGTGGTGCGATATTAAGAGCGTACACGTTACCCGTGTAAACATCTACGACAAAAACGGCGATATTTCCTGGGCTGCCAAATGGACCCCGGAGGAAGTGCAGGCAATTGCCGACGTCGCCGGTTATCGTGCATTTCAAAAAGAATACATGAATAACCCGATAATTGAGGGTGCAGTGTTCCGCAACGAGTGGATCCGCTGGGGTAAGCGCCCTGCCTGGTCTAAGTTCTCGGAAATTGTGCTTTATATCGACCCCAGTTTCAAAGGCTCAAACAAAAATGACTTTAAGGCGGCGAAACTCTGGGGGAAAGCCGGGACTCAGCTCTGGCACCTCCGTGCTTTTGTCCGTCAGTGCTCCGTTGCCGAAATGGTACGCTGGTGTTACGACCTTTACGAATGGGCGCGCGCTCAGGGTATCGCCGTGCGCTGGTACATGGAGGCGAATTTTATGCAGGACACCATCCTCGATGAATTTATGCGAGAGGGTGAACTTCGC
The sequence above is drawn from the Duncaniella freteri genome and encodes:
- a CDS encoding terminase gpP N-terminus-related DNA-binding protein: MATKTKKEREQQREHARLLYMQGEPQKSIAEKVGVSAQTVTKWVAEGGWEQARAAANITRQELVNKIFNSINVLLEDLANDPSPEKTAASADKLVKFAATVERLDKKTSVVDIIEVFMAFSKWLQYRMSFDPNVTPELLKTINHYHDLFISEKLKESF